One stretch of Narcine bancroftii isolate sNarBan1 chromosome 8, sNarBan1.hap1, whole genome shotgun sequence DNA includes these proteins:
- the rhbdl2 gene encoding rhomboid-related protein 2 isoform X1 produces MMEMKPRHAENENENEEGTKESSQCCSWCHKLHTTVSNWMLPEDIRSRYLARANCLPPPLFIISISLAELAIFIYYAVWMPQKQWITLDTGMRESPFIYRPDKRQEAWRFISYMLVHAGVQHLIGNLLMQLILGIPLEMVHKGHRVGLVYIAGVIGGSLASSIFDPLLSLVGASGGGYALMGGYFMNVIVNFKQMVPLFGIFRLAFILIIVGTDVGFALYRRFLVAGSGFRVSFVAHIAGGLAGMTIGYVVFSCYDRKLLKDPRFWASILAYIACLVFAIIFNIFLSPAP; encoded by the exons ATGATGGAGATGAAACCCAggcatgcagaaaatgaaaatgagAATGAAGAGGGGACCAAGGAATCATCTCAATGTTGCTCATGGTGTCACAAGCTTCACACAACTGTGTCTAATTGGATGCTTCCTGAAGACATCAGGAGTCGCTACCTGGCAAGAGCAAATTGCCTCCCTCCACCACTTTTCATAATCTCCATAAGTTTGGCTGAG CTGGCTATTTTTATTTACTATGCTGTCTGGATGCCTCAGAAGCAGTGGATTACCCTCGATACAGGAATGCGGGAAAGTCCCTTTATTTACAGGCCTGACAAGAGACAGGAGGCCTGGAGATTTATTTCATACATGCTGGTGCATGCTGG CGTCCAACACTTAATAGGGAACCTTCTGATGCAGCTTATTCTCGGAATCCCACTGGAGATGGTTCACAAAGGACATCGGGTTGGCCTGGTATATATCGCTGGTGTGATTGGAG ggtCATTGGCTAGCTCAATATTTGATCCCTTGCTTAGTCTGGTTGGAGCATCAGGAGGAGGCTATGCCCTAATGGGAGGCTACTTTATGAATGTAATAGTG AATTTTAAACAAATGGTGCCACTATTTGGTATTTTCAGATTGGCCTTTATTTTGATTATAG TGGGCACTGATGTGGGCTTTGCCCTTTACAGAAGATTCCTTGTTGCAGGAAGTGGCTTCCGT GTGTCCTTTGTGGCTCACATTGCAGGTGGCTTAGCTGGAATGACAATTGGCTATGTGGTTTTCAGTTGCTATGACCGGAAACTCTTGAAGGATCCCAGGTTTTGGGCTTCAATTTTGGCCTATATTGCCTGTCTAGTGTTTGCCATCATTTTCAACATCTTCCTGTCTCCTGCTCcttaa
- the rhbdl2 gene encoding rhomboid-related protein 2 isoform X2, with product MMEMKPRHAENENENEEGTKESSQCCSWCHKLHTTVSNWMLPEDIRSRYLARANCLPPPLFIISISLAELAIFIYYAVWMPQKQWITLDTGMRESPFIYRPDKRQEAWRFISYMLVHAGVQHLIGNLLMQLILGIPLEMVHKGHRVGLVYIAGVIGVGTDVGFALYRRFLVAGSGFRVSFVAHIAGGLAGMTIGYVVFSCYDRKLLKDPRFWASILAYIACLVFAIIFNIFLSPAP from the exons ATGATGGAGATGAAACCCAggcatgcagaaaatgaaaatgagAATGAAGAGGGGACCAAGGAATCATCTCAATGTTGCTCATGGTGTCACAAGCTTCACACAACTGTGTCTAATTGGATGCTTCCTGAAGACATCAGGAGTCGCTACCTGGCAAGAGCAAATTGCCTCCCTCCACCACTTTTCATAATCTCCATAAGTTTGGCTGAG CTGGCTATTTTTATTTACTATGCTGTCTGGATGCCTCAGAAGCAGTGGATTACCCTCGATACAGGAATGCGGGAAAGTCCCTTTATTTACAGGCCTGACAAGAGACAGGAGGCCTGGAGATTTATTTCATACATGCTGGTGCATGCTGG CGTCCAACACTTAATAGGGAACCTTCTGATGCAGCTTATTCTCGGAATCCCACTGGAGATGGTTCACAAAGGACATCGGGTTGGCCTGGTATATATCGCTGGTGTGATTGGAG TGGGCACTGATGTGGGCTTTGCCCTTTACAGAAGATTCCTTGTTGCAGGAAGTGGCTTCCGT GTGTCCTTTGTGGCTCACATTGCAGGTGGCTTAGCTGGAATGACAATTGGCTATGTGGTTTTCAGTTGCTATGACCGGAAACTCTTGAAGGATCCCAGGTTTTGGGCTTCAATTTTGGCCTATATTGCCTGTCTAGTGTTTGCCATCATTTTCAACATCTTCCTGTCTCCTGCTCcttaa